In Oryza sativa Japonica Group chromosome 3, ASM3414082v1, one DNA window encodes the following:
- the LOC4331883 gene encoding purine permease 3, whose protein sequence is MATITAASPRPSAAPAAMEETSKAMPTSEWPAASGGNASPPARSRPSLLVIFSACLVLLGAGGPLLLRVYFVHGGTRLWLSATLQISGWPLLLPPLCVSLYRGRRHGIGNLLLPRRLVGAAAVLGGLYAVSCFVYALGSQALPLSTSSLLLATQLAFTAVFAFLFVGLRFTPFSANAVVLLTIGPAVLGVGPSSGKPAGESSRAYWTGFCEAIGAAALAGLVIPLVEVATARYGRRTGPAARVPPPYATVMQMQAVMGAAGTAVCVLGMAIKGDFQAVAREAAAFGLGAANYYLVLAWDAVSWQLLNLGIMGLITCASSLLAGIMIAVLLPLSQVLAVIFLHEKFDGTKGIALVLSLWGFASYLYGEKAQKKKEAQKMREREQEVALAQKTADVESAAP, encoded by the coding sequence ATGGCCACCATTACTGCTGCTAGTCCCAGACCCAGTGCTGCTCCTGCAGCCATGGAAGAGACCAGCAAGGCGATGCCTACTAGCGAGTGGCCTGCCGCCAGCGGCGGCAatgcgtcgccgccggcgaggtcccgGCCGTCGCTGCTGGTCATATTCAGCGCGTgcctcgtcctcctcggcgccggcgggccgctcctcctccgcgtctACTTCGTGCACGGCGGGACCCGGCTGTGGCTGTCCGCCACGCTCCAGATCTCCGGctggccgctgctgctgccgccgctgtgCGTGTCGCTCTACCGCGGCCGCAGGCACGGGATCGgcaacctcctcctcccgcggcgcctcgtcggcgccgccgccgtgctcggcGGGCTGTACGCCGTGTCGTGCTTCGTGTACGCGCTGGGGTCGCAGGCGCTGCCGCTGTCCACGTCGTCGCTGCTGCTGGCGACGCAGCTGGCCTTCACCGCCGTGTTCGCGTTCCTCTTCGTGGGCCTCCGGTTCACGCCGTTCTCGGCCAACGCCGTCGTGCTGCTCACCATCGGCCCGGCGGTGCTGGGCGTCGGGCCGTCGTCGGGGAAGCCGGCGGGGGAGTCCTCCAGGGCGTACTGGACGGGGTTCTGCGAGgccatcggcgcggcggcgctagcCGGGCTGGTGATCCCGCTCGTCGAGGTCGCCACGGCGAGGTACGGGCGCCGCACGGGGCCCGCGGCGAGGGTGCCGCCTCCCTACGCGACGGTGATGCAGATGCAGGCGGTGATGGGCGCGGCGGGCACGGCGGTGTGCGTGCTCGGCATGGCGATCAAGGGCGACTtccaggcggtggcgcgggaagcggcggcgttCGGGCTCGGCGCGGCCAACTACTACCTCGTCCTCGCCTGGGACGCCGTGTCGTGGCAGCTGCTCAACCTGGGCATCATGGGGCTCATCACCTGCGCGTCGTCGCTGCTCGCCGGCATCATGATCGCCGTGCTCCTGCCGCTCTCGCAGGTCCTCGCCGTCATCTTCCTCCACGAGAAGTTCGACGGGACGAAGGGCATCGCGCTCGTGCTCTCGCTCTGGGGATTCGCCTCCTACCTCTACGGCGAGAAGGcgcagaagaagaaggaggcgcAGAAGATGCGCGAGCGCGAGCAGGAGGTGGCGCTGGCACAGAAGACCGCAGACGTGGAGTCAGCGGCGCCTTAG
- the LOC4331882 gene encoding bet1-like protein At4g14600 has product MASGAYGSREGLTARPAASSSSSEISLQIDPITADLDDHIVGLRGQVRKLRGVAQEIQTEAKYQNDFISQLQMTLTKAQAGVKNNMRRINKKIIQNGSNHLFHVILFALVCFFLVYLVSKFSRR; this is encoded by the exons ATGGCGAGCGGCGCCTACGGTTCAAG GGAAGGGCTGACGGCCAGGCCGGCTGCATCATCAAGCTCCAGCGAGATTTCGCTCCAGATCGACCCAATTACCGCTGATTTGGATGACCATATTGTCGGACTTCGTGGGCAAGTCCGTAAGCTAAGAGGG GTTGCCCAAGAGATCCAAACAGAGGCCAAGTACCAAAATGATTTCATCTCTCAGCTG CAAATGACTCTGACAAAGGCCCAGGCAGGCGTCAAGAATAACATGAGGAGAATAAACAAGAAAATCATACAGAATGGTTCGAACCATCTTTTTCATGTAATCCTCTTCGCTCTCGTCTGCTTCTTTCTAGTGTACCTCGTGTCCAAGTTCTCTAGGAGATGA